GACACCCCGGAGATCGAGGAGCGGCTGCGCCGGGCGGTGCCCCTGCACCCCAACGTGCTCTGGATCAACGCCATGGTCCCCGTCGAGGAGGTGGTGCAGCTCTACAGCCACGCGGCCGTGTTCACGTGCCCCTCGATCTACGAGCCCTTCGGGCTGATCAACCTGGAGGCGATGGCGTGCGAGACGCCGGTGGTGGCCTCCGCCGTGGGCGGCATCCTGGAGGTCGTCGAGGACGGCGCCACCGGCTACCTGGTGACGCCGGGGCGTCCCGACGAGCTCGCGGCGGCCCTGCGGCGGCTACTCGACGATCCCCAGCAGGGGCGCGCCCTGGGCCGCGCCGGCCGCCGGCGCGTCGAGGAGAAGTTTTCCTGGGCGAGCGTCGCCGAGCGCACCGAGCGCCTGTACGCCGACGCCATCGCCGAGTTCCAGCGGTCGGCGGGCGACTAGTGCCGTTCCAACCATTCGCGCCTAGGAAGGCACCGTGTACGTCGTTCGTGGACAGATTTAGTATCAACAAGTTGGAACGGCACTAGCGCGTTGCTCAGGGGCCTGCGCGGCTTCGTCTTCGATCTCGACGGCTGCGTCTGGAACGGCACCGTCCTCAATCCGGGGGCCCGCGAGCTGCTCACGGCCCTGCACGCCGGCGGGCGCCGCCTGGCCTTCCTCTCCAACAACTCCCGCGCCACCGGGAGCGAGCTGCGCGAGCGCCTGCACGCTCTGGGTGTCGCCGTCGCCGAGCACGTGCTCACGCCGCTCGAGATCATCGGTCAGGTGATCGCCGAGCGCTGGGGCCGTTCCCGGGTGCTCGTCATCGGCGCCCGGGAGATGGCGGAGGCCATCGCGCGGGGAGGCCACGACATCCTCGACGTGAAGGACTGGCGGTCGGCCACGGTGGTCGCGGTGGGCAACGACTTCGACCTGACCTACGAGCGGCTCACCGCCGCCTGTCGCGCGGCCGCGTCGGGAGCTGCGCTGGTCACCCCCAACCTGGATCGGCGGCTGCCCATCGAGGGCGGTGACTTCCTGCCCGGATGCGGGGCGATCGTGGAGGCGGTGGCCGTCGCCGCGGGTGTCCAGCCCGTCGTCGTCGGCAAGCCGGAGCCTCCGCTCTTCCTCATCGCCCTGGGCCGGCTCGGACTGCCGCCCGCCGGCGTCGCCATGGTGGGCGACAGCGTGCCCTCGGACATCCGCGGCGGGCGCGCGGTGGGCATGCACACCGTGCTCTACGCGCCGGACGGGGCGGGTGAGGCCCGCGACGCCGACCTCGTCGTTCGCTCCTTCTCGGAGCTGGCGACGCTGGCGGGCCTCGGCTGACGCTTCCAGCGCCCCGGCGTCTCGGTGTAGGCTGGGCGCGGTCGACTACTTCATCCTGAAAGGAGACCTATGAAGCGAGTGCTGGCACTGCTCATCGCGCTCGTGTTCGGCTTTCCGGCGCGCCTCAGGCGCCCTCGCGCGCTTCACGGTCGGGCGACGTCGGGCCGAGGCTCCGACCGCTGGCGCGCCGGCACCAGGACGTTGCCGAAGAACAAGAGCCCGGCGACGGCCACGTACGTCACGTACGCGCCCACCTCCAGCGCCGACGGCCGGGCACGGTAGCCCAGGAGACCGCTCAGGAACGCGCCGACGAGGCTCCGGTCACTGAGCAGGACGGAGGTGTCCCAGAGGGCCTGGGACTGCGGAAGGACGCCGAGCCCCTGGAGCTGACCGACGCCGGTGCTGAAGAGTCCCGCCGAAACGAACAGCAGGATCGCGGAGGTGACCGTGAAAAATCGAGGCAGGCTGAGCCGCCTGCCTCCGCGGAAGATCGCCCAGCCCAGCAGGGCCGCCGTGGCCACGCCGAGGGCGCCGCCGGCGATGCCCGCGACCGAAGAGGTCGCCTGGGTCAGCAGGCCCCAGAGGAAGAGGAT
This sequence is a window from Candidatus Methylomirabilota bacterium. Protein-coding genes within it:
- a CDS encoding HAD-IIA family hydrolase, whose product is MLRGLRGFVFDLDGCVWNGTVLNPGARELLTALHAGGRRLAFLSNNSRATGSELRERLHALGVAVAEHVLTPLEIIGQVIAERWGRSRVLVIGAREMAEAIARGGHDILDVKDWRSATVVAVGNDFDLTYERLTAACRAAASGAALVTPNLDRRLPIEGGDFLPGCGAIVEAVAVAAGVQPVVVGKPEPPLFLIALGRLGLPPAGVAMVGDSVPSDIRGGRAVGMHTVLYAPDGAGEARDADLVVRSFSELATLAGLG
- a CDS encoding FTR1 family protein, whose product is MGATFVVTLREAFEAALVLGIVYTYLDKIGGRAYYRYATAGGALGLLASIAAGVAVSFLSGPLLDLGPDVVSAVVVFAAVILLTWHGWWMRQHARSIKGDVQRRIDQARLTRRLWIIGLIAFTGVFREGAETILFLWGLLTQATSSVAGIAGGALGVATAALLGWAIFRGGRRLSLPRFFTVTSAILLFVSAGLFSTGVGQLQGLGVLPQSQALWDTSVLLSDRSLVGAFLSGLLGYRARPSALEVGAYVTYVAVAGLLFFGNVLVPARQRSEPRPDVARP